The Streptomyces hundungensis genome contains the following window.
TCGGCCACGACGTGCGCACCGGCGGGCTCGCGGAGGGCCGTATCGGCGCGGGCAACGGCACCGACCGGTTCCTGTTCGTGCCGCTGGGCACCGGCATCGCGGGCGCCATCGGCATCGACGGCCGGGTCGAGCCGGGCGCGCACGGCTTCGCCGGCGAGATCGGCCACATCGTCGTACGCCCCGGCGGCATCGCCTGCCCGTGCGGTCAGCGGGGCTGTCTCGAACGGCTCGCCTCGGCCTCCGCGGTGACGCTGGCCTGGGCCGAGGCGAGCGGCGACCCGGACGCCGACGCGGCCGACTGCGCCAAGGCCGTCGAGTCCGGCGACCCCCGTGCGCTCGCCGTGTGGCGCAACGCGATCGAGGCGCTGGCCGACGGTCTGGTCACCGCGCTCACCCTGCTGGATCCCCGCGTACTGATCATCGGTGGCGGACTCGCCGAAGCCGGGGAAACCTTGTTCGTACCGCTCCGGGCCGCCGTCGAGGAGCGGGTGACGTTCCAGAAGCTGCCCGAGATCATTCCGGCGGCCCTCGGGGACACCGCCGGGTGCCTGGGCGCGGGCCTGCTCGCCTGGGACCTCGTCGCCGCGACCGCCGGGACCGGCTCCCGCCCCGACCCCCACCCGCACCCCGGCTCCGACCCCGACTCCAGTGAGGTAACCGTCTGATGGCCGCATCGAAAGTTCTCTCCGGCGCCCGTGTCGTCCTCCCGACCGGGGTCGTCGAGAACGGACGCGTGATCGTCGACGGCACCTCTATCGCCGGGTCGGCCCCGGCCGACGCCGTCGCCCTCGATCTGTCGGGCCACTGGGTCGTGCCCGGCTTCGTCGACATGCACAACCACGGCGGTGGCGGCGCCTCCTTCAGCAACGGCACGGTCGAAGACGTTCTCAAGGGCGTGCACACCCACCGGCTGCACGGCACCACCACGCTGGTCGCGTCCACGGTGACCGGCGAGATGGACGTGCTCGCGCAGCGCGCCGGGCTGCTGTCCGAGCTGGTCGAGCAGGGCGATCTGGCCGGCATCCACTTCGAGGGCCCGTTCATCTCGCCCTGCCGCAAGGGCGCGCACAGCGAGGGCCTGCTGCGCCACCCGGACCCGGCCGAGGTCCGCAAGCTCCTTGACGCCGCGCGCGGCACCGCGAAGATGGTCACGCTCGCCACCGAACTGCCCGGCGGCCTCGACTCCGTACGGCTGCTCGCCGAGCACGGCGTCATCGCGGCGATCGGCCACACCGACGCCTCGTACGAGCAGACCGTCGAGGCGATCGACGCGGGCGCCACCGTCGCCACCCATCTCTTCAACGCGATGCCCGCGCTCGGCCACCGCGAGCCGGGGCCCATCGCGGCCCTCCTGGAGGACGAGCGGATCACCGTCGAGCTCATCAACGACGGTACGCATCTGCACCCGGCCGCCCTCGAACTCGCCTTCCACCACAAGGGCGCGGACCGCGTCGCGTTCATCACGGACGCCATGGACGCGGCCGGCTTCGGTGACGGGCTCTACCACCTGGGCCCGTTGGAGGTCGAGGTGAAGGAGGGCGTGGCGCGGCTCGTCGAGGGCGGCTCCATCGCGGGCTCCACGCTGACCCTGGACCGCGCGTTCAAGCGCTCAGTGACGGTCGACGGCCTCTCGGTCGAGGACACCGTGCGCGCCCTTTCGGCCAATCCGGCCCGGCTGCTCGGCCTCGACGACACGGTGGGCTCCCTCGAACCGGGCAAGGACGCCGACCTGGTGGTCCTGGACGCCGACTTCGCCGTCAAGGGCGTTCTGCGCAAGGGGAGTTGGGTCGTCGAGCCCGAGCTGGGCTGAACGCTCACGCGCGACATCCGTACGGCGGCCGGTTCCGGGGTCTGGGCCTGCCGCCGTCCGTTTGGCATGATCACCCCGTGATTCTGACCGTCACGCTGAACACCGCACTGGACATCACCTACCGCGTCCCCGCCCTCGTGCCGCACGCGAGCCATCGCGTCGAGGAGGTCACGGAGCGCCCCGGCGGCAAGGGCCTCAACGTCGCCCGGGTGCTCGCCGCGCTCGGCCACGAGACGGTGGTCACCGGGTTCGTGGGCGGCCCGAGCGGTGAGGTGCTGCGCGCCCTGCTCGCGGGGCTCGCGCCCGTCGACGAGCTCGTCCCCATCCGGGGCGCCACCCGCCGCACCATCGCCGTGGCGGACGCGGCGACCGGTGACACCACCCAGCTCAACGAGCCGGGCCCGGTGGTGTCGTCCACCGAGTGGGACGCCTTTCTCACCGCGTACGGGCGGCTGCTCGACGGCGCCGAGGCGGTGGCCCTGTGCGGGAGTCTGCCGCCGGGCCTGCCGGTCGGGGCGTACGCGCAACTGGTGCGCCAGGCCCGTACCGCGAAGGTGCCGGTGCTCCTGGACACCAGCGGCGAGGCCCTGCGGCGCGGCATCGCGGCCCGGCCGGACCTGGTCAAGCCCAACGCCGACGAGCTGGCCCAGCTGACGGGTTCGCGCGAGCCGCTGCGGGCGGCGCGGGACGCGCGCAGGCGCGGCGCGCACACGGTGGTGGCTTCGCTCGGCGCGGAGGGGCTGCTCGCGGCCTCCCCCGACGGCCTGTGGCAGGCGGCCCCGCCGGCCGCGGTCCGCGGCAATCCGACGGGCGCGGGCGATTCGGCGGTGGCCGGACTGCTGTCGGGTCTGGTGGAGGGCCTGGACTGGCCCGGTCGCCTGACGCGGGCGGTGGCCCTGTCCGCCGCGACCGTACTGGCGCCCGCGGCGGGCGAGTTCGACCGGGAGGCGTACGCGAAGATGCTCGGCTCGGTGCGCGTGAGCGAGCACGCGCACTGAACCGAGCATCGCGACCGTGACGGTACGTCAGGCGGTGGTCAGCCAGAGCTGGTCGAGATTGGCGTTGCACTGGTTGCCCTGCTCGCAGGACAGCTTGATCTCGTTGTCGCCCTTGTCCAGCGTCACGTTGGCGAACGTGGTCTGCCAGCCCTTGGCCCAGTCACCGGCCGGCGAGTGAGCGAAGTTCTTCATGTTCATCGGGCGCGACTCGGCCTTGCCGTTGAGCGTTATCGTCGCGTTCGCGTCCGCGCCGGGGACGCCGAAGCGCAGGTTCAGCTTGTACGAGCCGGCCTTGGGCACCTTCACCTTCCAGGTGACCGACGAGCCCACGTTGTTGAAGTTGGTGACGAAGGCGCCGCCGGTGCCCTTGGCGCCCGGCACGTTCGTGCCGACCTGCGCGGGGCCGCCGAGCGTCAGCGTCGCCGCGTCACCCTTGGGCAGGTCCGCCGGGGCGGACGGCGAGGACGTCGGGTCGGTGCTGGGCGACGGGGGCTGGCTGGAGGCGGACGTGTTCGGCTTGGCCGCGTCGTCCTTCTTGTCCTTGTTGTCGCTGTTGCTGGCCAGCGCCACGGCGATGCCGATGACGACGGCCGCGACCACCGCGACCGCGCCGATCAGCAGGCCCTTGGTGTTGGGCCCGCGGCCGCCGGAGCCGGTCTGCTGCGGCGGCGGCCCCTGCCGGGGCGGGGTGGCGCCGGGGTAGGTCTCGGGCGCCGCGTACTGGGCGGTCGGCTGCCCGTACTGCTGCTGGGGAGGGCCTTGGTGCTGCTGGGGAGGCCCCTGGTACTGCTGCGGGGGCCCCTGGTACTGCTGCTGCGGGATCTGGCCGTACTGGCGCTCACCGACCGTGCGCACCTGGTTGTACGACGTCCTGGGGACTCCGGGCTGCTGCTGCCCCGCCGCCGGACCCGGGTAGCCGTAACCGCCACCGCTGCGGGCCGGGTTGCCTGTGGCCTGCCCGTCCGCGTACAGGTAGCCGAACGGATCGTCGTCCTCGGGGGTGTTCGCGCCGTTGTTGCCGGGCGTCGTCATCCGGGGTCACTCCTCACTGTCCGCCAGCCGTCGCCGACCGGCCGAGCCTACCCCGAACGGACCACTGCCCGATCTGGCCCCGACCACACACCCGCCGGGCCCGGCCGCGCTCACCCCGCCCGGCGGTGGACCTTGGCGCGGGAGCGCTTCTCGATGTACATCCGTTGGTCGGCGGAGCGCAGGACCTCTTCCACGGACATCCCGCAGCTGGCCCAGCCGATGCCGAAACTGGCCCCGACGCGGACCGCCCGGCCGTCCACCCGGATGGGCGGGATGATCGCGTTGCGCAGCCGAACCGCCAGGTCGGCGGCGTCGGCGGCGCCGAGCCCGTCGGCGAGGACGACGAATTCGTCACCGCCGAGCCGGGCCACCGTGTCGCCGTCGCGGACGCCGGTGGTCAGGCGCCGGGCGACCTCGATCAGCACGGCGTCGCCGGTGTGGTGGCCGAACCTGTCGTTGATCGACTTGAACCCGTCGAGGTCGCAGAAGAGCACCGCGAGCCCCTTCGTACCGTCGTCGATCTCACTGTCGGGGGCCACGGTGTGGACGTGGTGGTCGTACGGTCCGCCGCCCGGCAGCGCCTCGAAGTCGAAGCCGTCGGCGCGGAAGGCGTGCCCGTGGGCCTCGGACTCCGCGTGCGCGGGCCCCCGCTCGTAGGCCGCGTCGAGGGATTCGGCCGCGCCGACCGGCCCCACCGAGTGCGGCCGGGGACAGAGCCGGGACGAGAGTCTCGCGCGCAGCTCGGCACTGTTGGGCAGGCCGGTGAGGGCGTCGTGCGAGGCGCGGTGGGCGAGCTGGAGCTCGTGCCGCTTGCGGTCCTCGATGTCCTCGACGTGGGTGAGCAGGAAACGGGGGCCGTCGGCGGTGTCGGCGACCACGGAGTTGCGCAGCGACACCCACACGTAGGTGCCGTCGCGCCGCCCGAGCCTGAGTTCGGCCCGGCCGCCCTCGGCGGAGGTGCGCAGCAGGGTTCCTATGTCCTCGGGGTGGACGAGGTCGGCGAAGGAGTAGCGCCGCATGACGGAGGCGGGCCGGCCGAGCAGCCGGCACAGCGCGTCGTTGGTGCGCAGGAGCCGGCCGTGCTGGTCGCCGCCCATCTCGGCGATGGCCATGCCCGAGGGCGCGTACTCGAAGGCCTGCCGGAAGCTTTCCTCGCTGGCGCGCAGCGCCTGCTGCTCGCGCTCCAGGCGGACCAGGGCGCGCTGCATGTTTGCGCGGAGCCGGGCGTTGCTGATCGCAATGGCGGACTGCGATGCATACATCTGGAGGGCTTCCCTCCCCCAGGCGCCGGGCTTGCGGCCGTTGCGGGGTTTGTCGACGGAGATGACGCCCAGGAGCTCCTGGGTGCCGCCCGCCGAGTACATCGGGGCGTACAGGCGGTCCTGCGGGTGCCACTCGTCCGCGAACCGCGGGTCGGGGCCCTCGGTGTACCACTGGGGGACGTCGTCCTCCAGGAGCACCCAGCCCTCGGTGTGCGGGATGAAGCGCAGGCCGTCCCAGTCCTCGCCCATCGACAGGCGGCGCTCCCAGGAGGTGCGCGAGCCGACCCGGCCCGTGATCAGGGCTTCCGCGGCGGCGTTGCCCGCGAAGGCGGCGACGACCAGGTCACCGTCGGGGCGTACGAGATTGACGCAGGCCAGCTCGTAGCCCAGTCCCGCGATGACGCCGTCCGCGACGGTCTGCAACGTGTCCGCGAGGCTGCGGGCCGTGTTGAGCTCTCCGACCACCTGGTGCAGCTGCCGCAGGGTCGCAAGACGGACGTAGGGCTCCGACTCGGTCTCCATTGCTCGCTCTCCCCGAGACCTCGACAGCAACTCCTGGCTTTAGATCGGCATACCTTTTCGTACTGTCCCGCCACTGAATCACAGCGAGCTGTCTAGCCGGTACACAGGGTCAACAAATAGTGCCTTCTGTGACTCAAGTCACAACAGATAGTGGGGGGTTGGCCGTTCTTTCCGTCTTTGCCCCCTACCTTTCCTGAACGCAAACTGAGAACGGGCCGAAAGGCGCGGAATCCCTTGGGCGCAGAGGGACGCGTGGGCCGGAAGACCTAGGTCCCGACTGGTCCCAGCGTCCGATGCGGTCCGCGGTGGCAGGAGACTAGCGTTCCGGTTGTGTTGCAGACACCCCTTACCGACGCCCTTTCCGCGCTTGCCGCGGCGACCCCTCATCCTGAGGGGGTGAGCAATGACGAGTTCCGCGCCGCGATGTCCCGGCTGGCCGCGGGCGTGGTCCTGGTGACCGCGCACGACACCGACGACGGGCCGCGCGGCGAGGACGTCGGCATGACCGCGACGGCCTTCCTCTCGGTCTCCCTCGACCCGCCGCTCGTCCTGGTCTCGCTGCGGGAGGGCTCACGGATGGACGACCTCCTCGCGGAACAGCCGCTGTGGGCGGTGTCGATCCTCTCCGAGAGCCAGCGGCACATCGCGGGCCGGTTCGCGATGAAGGGCCGGATCAGCGACCGTCTGCTCTTCGAGGACATCCCGTACAGCAGGGGCGAGGCGAGCGGCGCGCCCCTGGTCGCCGGGGCGCTCGCGACGCTGGAGTGCCGCACCGAGCAGCGCGTGACGGCGGGCGACCACACCCTGGCCATCGGCCGCGTCCTGACGGCGAACCTGCCGAGCGCCGAGGGCGGCCCGCTCACCTATTTCCAGGGCCGGTACCGGCAGTTGGGGTAATACGGGCGGGGCGTTGGGGGATGCGGGCGAGGCCCCGGGGGATGCGATGCGGCGACCGAGCCCGCGGCCGGGAGCTACCAGTCGCGGCCGGAGCGGCCGTTCTTCGTCTGGGCGCGCTGCTTCTTCTCGCGCAGCCGCCGCTCGTTGATGCCGCGCGGGATCTTCGTGGCGCGGCGCGGCTTGGGCGGCGGGGCGGTCGCCTCCGCGAGGAGCGAGGCGAGCCGGACCGCGGCGGTCTCGCGGTTGCGCCACTGCGAGCGGTGCTCGGAGGCGCGTACGGAGACGACACCGCCCACCAGGCGGCCGGCGAGCCGTTCGAGGGCCCGGGCCTTCCAGACCTCGGGCAGTGCCTCGGTCCTCGCGAGGTCGAAGCGGAGCTCCACCTGGGAGTCGCTGGTGTTGACGTGCTGGCCACCGGGCCCTGACGACCTGGAGAAACGCCAGATCAGCTCGGCCTCCGGGAGGGAGACGGAGCCACGGATGACATAGGGCCCGGACATGACATCCATGGTGCCGGGTGCGCGGCACCGCGTCTCCCGCTTTTACTCCCCCGCGGCCGTTTGGCAAAGAAAGCAAAGCGGGATGGAACCTCTCGGTCCCCTGCCGACGTTATGGGGGATGACGGTAGCTTCGGGACGGCTCGAAGCCCGCACACCAAGACGAAGGGGACACATCCCATGGCTGTAAGCCTGTCCAAGGGCGGCAACGTCTCGCTCACCAAGGAGGCCCCGGGCCTGACCGCCGTCACGGTCGGCCTCGGCTGGGACGTCCGCACCACCACCGGAACCGACTTCGACCTCGACGCCTCGGCCATCGCCGTGAACCCGACGGGCAAGGTCTACTCCGACAAGCACTTCGTCTTCTTCAACAACAAGTCGACGCCGGACCAGACCATCGTCCACACCGGTGACAACACCACCGGCCAGGGCGAGGGCGACGACGAGGCGATCAACGTCAACCTGGCCGGTCTGCCCGCCGATGTCGACAAGATCGTCTTCCCGGTCTCCATCTACGACGCCGAGGCGCGCTCGCAGAACTTCGGCCAGGTGCGCAACGCCTACATCCGCATCGTGAACCAGGCCGGCGGCGCCGAGATCGCCCGCTACGACCTGAGCGAGGACGCCGCGACGGAGACCGCGATGGTCTTCGGCGAGCTGTACCGCAACGGCGCGGAGTGGAAGTTCCGTGCCGTGGGCCAGGGTTACGCCTCGGGCCTGGCCGGCATCGCGCAGGACTTCGGCGTCAGCGTCTGACGTTCGGCGACGTTCGGAGAAGTTCGGCGACCTTGGTCGACGACTGACGCGAAGGTGCCCCCGGCGGGAACGCCGAGGGCACCTTCGCGTTTCAGCCGGGGGCGCCGTCGCCCTCTCGCGCGGCCACCGCCAGGTCAGGGGCCCGCGCGACCACCGGAACACCGGCTCACCGAACCGTCGGGCCACCGGAACAACGGGGCGCCCCCATGCATCGGACAGCGAACAGGAACCGTCAACTCCGCTGTGCGCGGCCTGATTTGATCGGTCAGCGGACATGCGCGCCCTTCTTTCGGACACGATCAGGTCAAATACTTGTCGCGTCTCTGTCAACCAGTGGTCATCTCCTGGCAGTCTCCAACTCGCCCCCACGGAACGAGTGAAGGAGAACACCGAGTGCGAACCACTCTGCGTGCCGCCGCTCTTGCAGCATCCGCCGCCATGGTCGTCGTCGGCGTACAGGCCGGCTCGACGGCCGGCGCAACCGACCGCGCCGCCGGCGCCACCGCGCTCGACCTCACCAGCGCCCAGCGCTCCGACGCCCTGGCCGCGGCGCAGGACACGGCGCCCGCCACCGCCCGGAAGATCGGGCTCGGCGCCAAGGAGAAGCTCGTCGTCCGCGACGTGATCAAGGACGCCGACGGCACGGTCCACACCCGCTACGAGCGCACCTTCGACGGCATGCCCGTCCTCGGTGGCGACCTCGTCGTGCACTCCTCGAAGGACGGCGCCCTCAAGGGCGTCAACAAGGCGACGGACGCGAAGATATCCGTCGCCACCACGACGTCGCTCAAGGCCGCCCCCACCGGCTCCCGCAAGGTCGTCTGGGCCGCTTCCGGCAAGCCGGTCGTCGCCTACGAGCGCACCGTCACCGGCACCCAGCCGGACGGCACGCCGAGCCGCCGCGACATCGTCACGGACGCCGCCACCGGCGCCGAGCTCTTCTCCCACGAGGAGATCGAGACCGGCACCGGAACCAGCGAGTACTCCGGCACGGTCACGCTCGGCACCACCAAGAGCGGCTCGACCTACAGCCTCACCGACGCCTCGCGCGGCGGACACTCGACGTACGACCTGAAGGGCGGCAGCTCCGGCAAGGGCACGCTCTTCACCAAGTCCACCGACACGTGGGGCAACGGCTCGCCGTCCAACCGCGAGACGGCCGCCGTCGACGCCCACTACGGCGCCGCCGAGACCTGGGACTTCTACAAGACCGAGCTCGGCCGCAACGGCATCGCGGGCAACGGCAAGGCCGCCTACAGCCGCGTCCACTACGGCAACGCGTACGTCAACGCGTTCTGGGACGACAGCTGCTTCTGCATGACGTACGGCGACGGCGAGGGCAATCAGAAGCCGCTCACCGCGCTCGACGTGGCCGGTCACGAGATGAGCCACGGTCTCACCGCCGCCACCGCCAAGCTGAACTACAGCGGGGAGTCCGGCGGCCTCAACGAGGCCACCAGCGACATCTTCGGCACGTCGGTCGAGTTCTTCGCCAACAATGCCTCCGACAAGGGCGACTACCTCATCGGCGAGAAGATCGACATCAACGGCGACGGCACGCCGCTGCGCTACATGGACAAGCCCAGCAAGGACGGCGGCTCGGCCGACTACTGGTCGAGCGGCGTCGGCAACAAGGACGTGCACTACTCGTCCGGCCCTGCCAACCACTTCTTCTACCTGCTGTCCGAGGGCAGCGGCGCGAAGACGATCAACGGCGTGAGCTACAACTCGCCGACGTACGACGGCTCCAAGGTCACCGGGATCGGCCGGGTCAAGGCGTACAAGATCTGGTACAAGGCGCTCTCCACGTACATGACCTCGACCACCAACTACAAGGCCGCGCGCGCCGCGACCCTGAAGGCGGCGGGCGACCTGTACGGCACGACCAGCACCGAGTACAAGACGGTGGCGGCCGCCTGGACCGCCATCAACGTGAAGTGACCGACGTGCGATAGCAGCATCAACTCACCTGGTTCTACGGGGAGTTCAGGAGGCCTCGGGCTTCCCGTCCCCGTAGAGCCAGGTGTCCCACACCGCCGTGAGCCGGCGCCCCGCCGCATCGTCCACGAAACGGACGAAGTCCTTGGTGGAGGCGTTGCCGTGGCGGTGTACGCGTACCCAGTCCCGGACGAGCGCGTGGAAGGCCTCGTCACCCAGGGCCTCGCGGATCTTGTGGACGACCATGGCGCCGCGCACGTACACCGGCCGGCCCGACACATCGGCGGCGGTCGGCGGTTCGGCCGGCGGGAAGGCCCAGATGTCGTCGCCGCCGCCCTTGGCGTACTCCCCCTCGAAGATCTGCTGAGCGCTGGGACCTGAGTGGTCCTCGCTCCACAGCCACTCCGCGTACTGCGCGAAGCCCTCGTTCAGCCACATGTCGCGCCAGGTGGCGGGGGTGACGGAGTCGCCGAACCACTGGTGGGCCAGCTCGTGCACCACGGTGGTGGCGTCGAAGTGGTCCAGCGGCAGCACCGGACGGTTCTGCGTCTCCAGTGCGTAACCCGAGGCCTTCGCGGGCGCCACGATCAGCCCGGCGGACGAGAACGGGTAGGGCCCGAACTCCTTCTCCTCCCAGGCGAGCATCTCCGGCAGCCGCGCGACAACATCGGCGGTCTGCCGACGCACCTCCGGGTCGATGGCGCTGTAGATCGGGACGCCGGACCCGGTCCTGCCCCGGTCGATCTCGTAGGGGCCGATCGCCACGGTCGCGAGATAGGTAGCCATCGGCTCCCGGGTCCGCCAACTGAACGTAGCCCGGCCCTTGTTGACCGTCCGCGACACCAACTCACCGTTGGAGACGGCCTGGAGGCCGTCGGGCACGGTGATCCTGATGTCGTACGTGGCCTTGTCGCTCGGGTGGTTGTTGGACGGGAACCAGGTCATCGAACCGGTCGGTTCGCCGAGCGCCAGCACGCGGCCGCCGGGCGAGCGCAGCCAGCCCTCCTCCGAGCCGTCGACGTCGGTGATGGTCCGCGGGCGCCCCGAGTAGCGCACGTACGCCGTGAACGTCTCGCCCCGCGTGAGATCTTCCTCGGGGCGCAGAGTGAGTTCGTCACCGGCCCGGTTGACGGCGGCGGGCTCGTCGTCCACGGTGGCCGACTCCACGTCCATGCCGGCGAAGTCGAGGTCGAAGGCGCTGAGGTCTTCGACGGCCTTCGCCACGATGGTGACGCCCCCCTTGAGACGCCCGGACGACGGGTCGTAATCGAGGTCCAGCGTGTAGTGCTGGACGTCGTAGCCGTCGTTGCCGAGCCGGGGGAAGAGCGGGTCGCGCACCCCGGCCGAGCCGGGGCCGCCGGTCACACCGCCGGTGCAGGAGGCGGCGGCGAGGGCGGCCAACAGGGCGGCGGCGAGGCGGGTTCGGCGGCCACCGCGCCCTTTCGGTGCCGTCCGCAGGGCCGGTCGTTTGTCCACGTCTGTGATCCTACGGGCGGCAGGGCGGCGGGGCGGACCGCTTCCGGAATCCCGACTTCCCTTATCGGCGGGCTACTTGTTCAGCACGGCGACGCCCGCCCGGGCGAACTTCTCGTCGAGGTCGCCGCTCGGGGCCCCGGCGACGCCGACGCCCGCGACCGGCGCGCCCTTCGCCTGGACGGGGGCGCCGCCCGCCAGGAACAGCGTGCCCGGGATGTCCTTGAGGTTCGGGGCCTGGGCGAGCCGCTTGGCGAGCTCGGAGGTGGGCGCGTTCCAGGAGACCGCGGTGTACGCCTTGCGCACGGCCGACTCGGGGGACTGCGGGCCCGCGCCGTCGCCGCGCAGGGTGACCAGGGTGTTGCCGTCGCGGTCCACGACGGCGACGGACACCTTCTGGTTCTCCTTCACGGCGGCGTCCAGCGCGGCCTGAGCGGCGTGGGTGGCGGCGGCCACGGTGAGGTGGGTGGTGGTGGTGAGGTTGCCGGTGGAAGCGGCGGTCGCGGTGGCGGGAGCGGTGCTCGCGGCGGGGGCGCCGGTGGCCGCGGTTCCGGTGGCCGCGTTGGCGGTGACGACGCCGAAGGTTCCGGCGGCGGCGATGGCGAGGGCGGCGGCGGTGAGCGCGAGCTTCTTGTTCCGGGTGCCGGCGGTGTGCGTGACGTTCTTCGCGGTGGGGTTCATGCTTCGATCCTCCCGGCGGAACCGGCCCTCCCCCCTCGGCGTACCGGCTGCCCTCGCGACGCGGTACGGCGGACCCGCCCGTCAGCCGATCGGTTGATGCGGGGGTGGCCCGGCCGGGTCACGATGGGTACGCGACACCTGCGTACGGGCAGGTGAGGCGGGCGAGGCGAGGCCGAGGGAGAGGGCGGATGAGGGACCACGACGGTGGGCGGGGAGCGGCGGGGGCGAGTCCCCCGGCCGACGCCGAGCCGTGGTTGCCCGTGGTCATGCACGCGGCGTTCTTCCTGCTCCTCGGCGCCTCGCTCGCACGGTTCCTGATCCGGCACCCCGGCGAGCCGCGTACGCCGTGGATCATCGCCCTGTCGACGACGCTGGCCCTGCTGTACGTGCTCGGCCCTGCCCTGGGCTCACGGCCGACGCCGCGCCGGCTCGGCTGGCTCGGCGGGGTCGTGGCCACCTGGATGGTCCTGGTGCTGCTCGCGCCGAGCTTCGCGTGGTGCGCGGTGCCGCTGTTCTACACGGGCCTGCGTACGTTGCGGCCCCGGGCCGCGCTGGTCCTGGTCGGGGTGCTGACGGCGTTCGTCGTCACCGCCCAGGTCGAACTGTCCCCCACCGGCTTCGACCCCAACCTCGTCCTCGCACCGCCCGCCGTCGCGGCGATCGCGACGGCCGTGTTCGTCCAGATGCAGCGGCAGGCCGAGCGGCAGCGCGAACTGGCCGACCGGCAGCGGCAGTTGATCGACGATCTGTTGCGCACCCGGCGCGAGCTCGCCGCGACGGAGCGCCGCGAAGGCACGCTGGCCGAGCGGCAGCGGCTCTCCATGGAGATCCACGACACCCTCGCGCAGGGCCTGTCCAGCCAGCGGATGCTGCTCCAGGCGGCCGACCGGGTGTGGGCCGCCGACCCCGGCGCGGCACGC
Protein-coding sequences here:
- a CDS encoding M4 family metallopeptidase, with translation MVVVGVQAGSTAGATDRAAGATALDLTSAQRSDALAAAQDTAPATARKIGLGAKEKLVVRDVIKDADGTVHTRYERTFDGMPVLGGDLVVHSSKDGALKGVNKATDAKISVATTTSLKAAPTGSRKVVWAASGKPVVAYERTVTGTQPDGTPSRRDIVTDAATGAELFSHEEIETGTGTSEYSGTVTLGTTKSGSTYSLTDASRGGHSTYDLKGGSSGKGTLFTKSTDTWGNGSPSNRETAAVDAHYGAAETWDFYKTELGRNGIAGNGKAAYSRVHYGNAYVNAFWDDSCFCMTYGDGEGNQKPLTALDVAGHEMSHGLTAATAKLNYSGESGGLNEATSDIFGTSVEFFANNASDKGDYLIGEKIDINGDGTPLRYMDKPSKDGGSADYWSSGVGNKDVHYSSGPANHFFYLLSEGSGAKTINGVSYNSPTYDGSKVTGIGRVKAYKIWYKALSTYMTSTTNYKAARAATLKAAGDLYGTTSTEYKTVAAAWTAINVK
- a CDS encoding M1 family metallopeptidase, with protein sequence MDKRPALRTAPKGRGGRRTRLAAALLAALAAASCTGGVTGGPGSAGVRDPLFPRLGNDGYDVQHYTLDLDYDPSSGRLKGGVTIVAKAVEDLSAFDLDFAGMDVESATVDDEPAAVNRAGDELTLRPEEDLTRGETFTAYVRYSGRPRTITDVDGSEEGWLRSPGGRVLALGEPTGSMTWFPSNNHPSDKATYDIRITVPDGLQAVSNGELVSRTVNKGRATFSWRTREPMATYLATVAIGPYEIDRGRTGSGVPIYSAIDPEVRRQTADVVARLPEMLAWEEKEFGPYPFSSAGLIVAPAKASGYALETQNRPVLPLDHFDATTVVHELAHQWFGDSVTPATWRDMWLNEGFAQYAEWLWSEDHSGPSAQQIFEGEYAKGGGDDIWAFPPAEPPTAADVSGRPVYVRGAMVVHKIREALGDEAFHALVRDWVRVHRHGNASTKDFVRFVDDAAGRRLTAVWDTWLYGDGKPEAS
- a CDS encoding GlcG/HbpS family heme-binding protein; amino-acid sequence: MNPTAKNVTHTAGTRNKKLALTAAALAIAAAGTFGVVTANAATGTAATGAPAASTAPATATAASTGNLTTTTHLTVAAATHAAQAALDAAVKENQKVSVAVVDRDGNTLVTLRGDGAGPQSPESAVRKAYTAVSWNAPTSELAKRLAQAPNLKDIPGTLFLAGGAPVQAKGAPVAGVGVAGAPSGDLDEKFARAGVAVLNK